The following proteins are encoded in a genomic region of Ictalurus furcatus strain D&B chromosome 6, Billie_1.0, whole genome shotgun sequence:
- the mid1ip1a gene encoding mid1-interacting protein 1A, which produces MMRMPELQCQKNSLFTAMNRFIGAVNNMDETVMVPSLLRDVPPASAGDAGEYLRAAEADMYTYYTQLKSIRNEIEWGAVLRGEEPQRPAEKAAEPGMSEQAELENLLRFHLKGLYGVLTKLTSHANELTDRYKQEIGISGWGQ; this is translated from the coding sequence atgatgcGCATGCCCGAGCTCCAGTGCCAGAAGAACTCTCTGTTCACGGCCATGAACCGCTTCATCGGCGCCGTCAATAACATGGACGAGACGGTGATGGTGCCGAGTTTGCTGCGTGACGTGCCGCCGGCGAGCGCCGGAGATGCTGGAGAATACCTGCGCGCCGCCGAGGCCGACATGTACACCTACTACACCCAGCTGAAATCCATCCGCAACGAGATCGAGTGGGGAGCCGTGCTGCGAGGCGAGGAGCCGCAGAGACCCGCCGAGAAAGCAGCCGAGCCCGGGATGAGCGAGCAAGCGGAGCTGGAGAACCTGCTGCGTTTCCATCTGAAGGGCCTGTACGGTGTCCTGACCAAACTCACCAGCCACGCCAACGAGCTCACCGACCGCTACAAGCAGGAGATCGGTATATCTGGATGgggacagtga